Proteins encoded together in one Ictidomys tridecemlineatus isolate mIctTri1 chromosome 3, mIctTri1.hap1, whole genome shotgun sequence window:
- the Foxj1 gene encoding forkhead box protein J1 gives MAESWLRLSGAGPVEEAGPEGCLEEPDALDDSLTSLQWLQEFSILNAKAPSLPPGGTDPHGYHKVSGSTAPGSPMAADPACLGQPHTPGKPTSSCTSRSAPPGLQAPPPDDVDYATNPHVKPPYSYATLICMAMQASKATKITLSAIYKWITDNFCYFRHADPTWQNSIRHNLSLNKCFIKVPREKDEPGKGGFWRIDPQYAERLLSGAFKKRRLPSVHIHPAFARQAVQEPSTTPWAGPLTVNTEAQQLLREFEEATGEVGWGAGEGRLGHKRKQPLPKRVAKVLRPPSTLLLTQEEQGELEPLKGNFDWEAIFEAGTLGGELSTLEALELSPPLSPTLHGDVDLTVHGHHIDCPTTWGPPAEQATDSLDFDETFLATSFLQHPWDESGSGCLPPEPLFEAGDATLSADLQDWASVGAFL, from the exons ATGGCGGAGAGCTGGCTACGCCTCTCGGGAGCAGGGCCGGTGGAGGAGGCCGGGCCGGAGGGCTGCCTGGAGGAGCCGGACGCCCTGGATGACAGCCTGACCAGCCTGCAGTGGCTGCAGGAATTCTCCATTCTCAACGCCAaggctccctctctcccccctggGGGTACGGACCCCCATGGCTACCACAAGGTGTCAGGCTCAACGGCGCCAGGGTCCCCGATGGCGGCTGACCCCGCCTGCCTGGGGCAGCCGCACACGCCAGGCAAGCCCACGTCGTCGTGCACGTCGCGGAGCGCGCCCCCGGGGCTGCAGGCCCCGCCCCCCGACGACGTGGATTATGCCACCAACCCGCACGTGAAGCCTCCCTACTCCTATGCCACGCTCATCTGTATGGCCATGCAGGCCAGCAAGGCCACCAAGATCACTCTGTCGGCCATCTACAAGTGGATCACGGACAACTTCTGCTATTTCCGCCACGCTGATCCCACCTGGCAG AATTCCATCCGCCACAACCTGTCGCTGAACAAGTGCTTCATCAAAGTGCCTCGGGAGAAGGATGAGCCAGGCAAGGGGGGCTTCTGGCGCATCGACCCCCAGTACGCTGAGCGCTTGCTGAGCGGGGCCTTCAAGAAGCGGCGGCTGCCCTCAGTCCACATCCACCCGGCTTTTGCCCGCCAAGCTGTGCAGGAGCCCAGCACCACCCCCTGGGCTGGCCCGCTGACCGTGAACACCGAGGCCCAGCAGCTGCTGCGGGAGTTTGAGGAGGCCACGGGGGAGGTGGGCTGGGGAGCGGGCGAGGGCAGGCTTGGGCATAAACGCAAGCAGCCGCTGCCCAAGCGGGTGGCCAAGGTCCTGCGGCCCCCAAGCACCCTGCTGCTgacccaggaggagcagggagagctgGAACCTCTCAAAGGCAACTTTGACTGGGAGGCCATCTTCGAAGCTGGCACTCTGGGCGGGGAGCTGAGCACCCTGGAGGCCCTGGAGCTAAgcccaccactgagccccaccttGCACGGGGACGTAGACCTCACCGTCCATGGCCACCACATTGACTGCCCTACTACCTGGGGTCCTCCAGCGGAGCAGGCTACCGACAGCCTGGACTTCGATGAGACCTTCCTGGCCACATCCTTTCTGCAGCACCCCTGGGACGAGAGCGGCAGTGGCTGCCTGCCCCCAGAGCCCCTCTTCGAGGCAGGGGATGCCACCCTGTCCGCTGACCTGCAGGACTGGGCCAGCGTGGGTGCCTTCTTGTAA